A DNA window from Actinomadura coerulea contains the following coding sequences:
- a CDS encoding carboxyl transferase domain-containing protein, whose translation MFSRVAIVNRGEAAMRLIHAVRDIAAESGTRIETVALYTDVDRTATFVREADLAYDLGPASARPYLDLEVLERALVETGADAAWVGWGFVAEDPAFAELCDRIGVAFVGPSAEAMRRLGDKIGAKLIAEEVGVPVAPWSRGAVETLDEAIAAAARIGYPLMLKATAGGGGRGIRVITSEAELADAYERTSQEAARAFGSGVVFLERLVTGARHVEVQVIADGESAWALGVRDCSVQRRNQKVIEESASPVLGAEQTAELKASAERLAVAVGYRGAATVEFLYHPGDRMFAFLEVNTRLQVEHPITESTTGFDLVKAQLHVASGGRLEGAPPAERGHAVEARLNAEDPDRDFAPSPGRIARLDLPAGPGIRVDTGVSEGDTIPADFDSMIAKIIAYGRDRDEALGRLRRAMTQTTVIIEGGATNKSFVLDLLDRPEVIDASADTGWIDRVRADGGLVTHRHSAVALAAAAIEAYEEAEGAERRRLLSTASGGRPQARHESGRPLDLKLRGAGYRVRVARVGADRFRVAVEAGGEVRTADVELERFDRHLGQITVNGSRYRLLTGTHGPVHFVEVDGVAHRVSRDEGGVVRSPAPALVVATPLEVGAEVEAGAPVLVLESMKMETVLRAPFKARLKECVVSVGSQVETGAPLLRLEPLADEAEVADVAASGAVELDLPAAPEAVPARERAARGQEDLRSLLLGFDVDPHDERRALDGYLAARRAAAAEGHRPVAEELGLIDVFADLAELGRNRPAGGDGTDGGHVHSPREYFHTYLQSLDVERAGLPQAFQAKLAKALGHYGVTDLERTPELEAAVFRIFLAQQRASADASVVATLLREWLGEPPPEEALRESAGLALERLVAATQVRYPVVYDLACGVVFAWFAQPLLRRNRAAVYARVRRNLRHLDAHPDAPEREELIAEMVRSTEPLVRLLGQRLARGNGGNAVMLEVLTRRYYGNKGLTGLHTREAGGCSFVVAEHAGSRLVSSAVRFDALGAALRGLAELADGGDDVDADIYLSWERQPEDFDAMAAALQEVVNAHPLPPRVRRITATVAGSSGAVMHHHFTFRPAEGGGTDERSDPGGVGSRPPTGGMAEDRLIRGLHPFIARRMQMERLHKFDLTRLPSSDEEVYLFQCVARDNPSDDRLVAFAQVRDLTALRDGDGRLRSLPTAEYTLATCLDSIRRAQARRPSKKRFPTNRIVIYVWPTSDLTRAELQRLAGRMLPAAAGAGLEEVLLIARQRDPRTGEPVKIAVRVSFDAAGGTRLTVGAPSDAPVEPLDGYRQKVLRASSRNTVYPYELTGLLGDFVEHDLDDANVLVPVDRPKGRNTAAIVAGVVTKRTRRHPQGVTRVVLLGDPTKSLGALSEAECRRVIAALDLAERMRVPLEWYALSSGARISMESGTENMDWVAAALKRIVEFTQDGGEINVVVAGINVGAQPYWNAEATMLMHTKGVLIMTPDSAMVLTGKQALDFSGGVSAEDNFGIGGYDRVMGPNGQAQYWAPNLVAARDVLMSHYDHTYVAPGEPGPRSAGTTDPVDRDVSAFPHVLEGSEFTTVGEIFSPEANPDRKKPFDIRTVMRALSDQDHPVLERWAGMADAETAVVQDVHLGGMPVCLLGIESQSVPRRGFPPTDGPDAYTAGTLFPKSSKKAARAINAASGNRPLVVLANLSGFDGSPESMRQLQLEYGAEIGRAIVNFRGPIVFCVISRYHGGAFVVFSKALNPNMTVLALEGSFASVLGGAPAAAVVFAADVNARTAADPRVRDLEGRVAASSGPGRAALTAELDELRATVRTEKLGEVAAEFDRVHDIRRAVEVGSVDAVIRAAEMRPRIIESIRSRTK comes from the coding sequence GTGTTCAGTCGTGTCGCCATCGTGAACCGGGGTGAGGCCGCCATGCGGCTCATCCACGCCGTACGGGACATCGCCGCGGAGAGCGGGACGCGGATCGAGACCGTCGCCCTGTACACCGATGTCGACCGGACGGCCACCTTCGTCCGCGAGGCGGACCTGGCCTACGACCTCGGTCCCGCGTCCGCCCGGCCGTACCTGGACCTGGAGGTCCTGGAGCGCGCGCTGGTGGAGACCGGCGCCGACGCCGCGTGGGTCGGCTGGGGCTTCGTCGCCGAGGACCCGGCGTTCGCGGAGCTGTGCGACCGGATCGGGGTGGCCTTCGTCGGGCCGAGCGCGGAGGCCATGCGCCGGCTCGGCGACAAGATCGGCGCGAAGCTGATCGCCGAGGAGGTCGGCGTGCCGGTCGCGCCGTGGAGCCGCGGCGCGGTCGAGACCCTGGACGAGGCGATCGCGGCGGCGGCGCGGATCGGCTACCCGCTGATGCTCAAGGCGACCGCGGGCGGCGGCGGGCGCGGCATTCGAGTGATCACCAGCGAGGCCGAGCTGGCCGACGCCTACGAGCGCACCAGCCAGGAGGCGGCGCGGGCGTTCGGCAGCGGCGTCGTGTTCCTGGAGCGCCTGGTCACCGGCGCCCGGCACGTCGAGGTCCAGGTGATCGCCGACGGCGAGAGCGCGTGGGCGCTCGGCGTGCGCGACTGCTCGGTGCAGCGCCGCAACCAGAAGGTCATCGAGGAGTCGGCGTCGCCGGTGCTCGGCGCCGAGCAGACCGCCGAGCTGAAGGCGTCGGCCGAGCGGCTCGCCGTCGCGGTCGGGTACCGCGGCGCGGCGACCGTCGAGTTCCTCTACCACCCCGGCGACCGCATGTTCGCGTTCCTGGAGGTCAACACCCGCCTCCAGGTCGAGCACCCGATCACCGAGTCCACCACCGGGTTCGACCTGGTCAAGGCGCAGCTGCACGTGGCCTCCGGCGGACGGCTCGAAGGCGCGCCGCCGGCGGAGCGCGGGCACGCGGTCGAGGCGCGGCTGAACGCCGAGGACCCCGACCGCGACTTCGCGCCCTCGCCGGGCCGCATCGCCCGCCTGGACCTGCCCGCCGGGCCGGGCATCCGGGTGGACACCGGCGTCAGCGAGGGCGACACGATCCCCGCCGACTTCGACTCGATGATCGCCAAGATCATCGCCTACGGCCGCGACCGCGACGAGGCGCTCGGCCGGCTGCGCCGCGCGATGACCCAGACCACGGTGATCATCGAGGGCGGCGCGACGAACAAGAGCTTCGTGCTCGACCTGCTCGACCGGCCCGAGGTGATCGACGCGAGCGCCGACACCGGCTGGATCGACCGCGTCCGCGCCGACGGCGGCCTCGTCACCCACCGGCACTCCGCCGTCGCGCTCGCGGCCGCCGCCATCGAGGCCTACGAGGAGGCGGAGGGCGCCGAGCGGCGGCGGCTGCTGTCGACGGCGTCCGGCGGGCGCCCGCAGGCGCGGCACGAGAGCGGCCGGCCGCTGGACCTCAAGTTGCGCGGCGCCGGCTACCGGGTGCGGGTGGCCCGGGTCGGCGCGGACCGGTTCCGCGTCGCCGTCGAGGCGGGCGGCGAGGTCCGCACCGCCGACGTCGAGCTGGAGCGCTTCGACCGGCACCTCGGCCAGATCACCGTCAACGGCTCCCGGTACCGCCTGCTCACCGGCACCCACGGCCCGGTCCACTTCGTCGAGGTGGACGGCGTGGCGCACCGGGTCAGCCGCGACGAGGGCGGCGTCGTCCGCTCGCCCGCGCCCGCGCTGGTCGTCGCCACGCCCCTGGAGGTCGGCGCCGAGGTCGAGGCGGGCGCGCCGGTGCTGGTCCTGGAGAGCATGAAGATGGAGACGGTGCTGCGGGCGCCGTTCAAGGCGCGGCTGAAGGAGTGCGTCGTCTCCGTCGGCAGCCAGGTGGAGACGGGGGCGCCGCTGCTGCGGCTGGAGCCGCTCGCCGACGAGGCCGAGGTCGCGGACGTCGCGGCGTCCGGGGCCGTCGAGCTGGACCTGCCCGCCGCGCCCGAGGCCGTCCCGGCGCGCGAGCGCGCCGCGCGCGGCCAGGAGGACCTGCGCAGCCTGCTGCTCGGCTTCGACGTCGACCCGCACGACGAGCGCCGGGCCCTGGACGGCTACCTCGCCGCGCGCCGCGCCGCCGCCGCGGAGGGGCACCGGCCGGTGGCCGAGGAGCTCGGGCTCATCGACGTGTTCGCCGACCTCGCCGAGCTGGGCCGCAACCGGCCGGCGGGCGGCGACGGCACCGACGGCGGCCACGTGCACAGCCCCCGCGAGTACTTCCACACCTACCTGCAGAGCCTCGACGTCGAGCGGGCCGGGCTGCCGCAGGCGTTCCAGGCCAAGCTCGCCAAGGCGCTCGGCCACTACGGCGTCACCGACCTGGAGCGCACCCCCGAGCTCGAGGCGGCGGTGTTCCGGATCTTCCTGGCGCAGCAGCGGGCGTCCGCCGACGCCTCGGTCGTCGCGACGCTGCTGCGCGAGTGGCTGGGCGAGCCGCCGCCGGAGGAGGCGCTGCGCGAGTCCGCCGGCCTCGCGCTGGAGCGGCTGGTGGCCGCGACGCAGGTCCGGTACCCGGTGGTCTACGACCTGGCGTGCGGCGTGGTGTTCGCCTGGTTCGCCCAGCCGCTGCTGCGCCGCAACCGCGCCGCCGTCTACGCCCGCGTCCGCCGCAACCTGCGGCACCTGGACGCGCACCCGGACGCGCCGGAGCGCGAGGAGCTCATCGCCGAGATGGTGCGCAGCACCGAGCCGCTGGTGCGGCTGCTCGGCCAGCGGCTCGCGCGCGGCAACGGCGGCAACGCGGTGATGCTGGAGGTGCTCACCCGGCGGTACTACGGGAACAAGGGCCTCACCGGCCTGCACACCCGGGAGGCGGGCGGCTGCTCGTTCGTGGTCGCCGAGCACGCGGGCTCGCGCCTGGTCTCCTCGGCGGTGCGCTTCGACGCGCTCGGCGCCGCGCTGCGCGGGCTCGCGGAGCTGGCGGACGGCGGCGACGACGTCGACGCCGACATCTACCTGTCCTGGGAGCGGCAGCCCGAGGACTTCGACGCGATGGCCGCCGCGCTGCAGGAGGTCGTCAACGCGCACCCGCTGCCGCCGCGGGTCCGCAGGATCACCGCGACGGTCGCGGGCAGCAGCGGCGCGGTGATGCACCACCACTTCACGTTCCGCCCGGCGGAGGGCGGCGGGACGGATGAGCGGAGCGATCCGGGGGGTGTGGGGAGTCGTCCCCCCACAGGAGGCATGGCCGAGGATCGGCTGATCCGCGGCCTGCACCCGTTCATCGCGCGGCGGATGCAGATGGAGCGGCTGCACAAGTTCGACCTCACCCGGCTGCCGTCCTCGGACGAGGAGGTCTACCTCTTCCAGTGCGTGGCGCGCGACAACCCGTCCGACGACCGGCTCGTCGCGTTCGCGCAGGTGCGGGACCTGACCGCGCTGCGCGACGGCGACGGGAGGCTGCGCTCGCTGCCGACGGCCGAGTACACCCTCGCCACCTGCCTGGACTCGATCCGCAGGGCGCAGGCGCGGCGGCCGTCCAAGAAGCGGTTCCCCACCAACCGCATCGTGATCTACGTCTGGCCGACGAGCGACCTCACCCGCGCCGAGCTGCAGCGGCTGGCGGGCCGCATGCTGCCGGCGGCGGCGGGCGCCGGGCTGGAGGAGGTCCTGCTCATCGCGCGGCAGCGCGACCCGCGGACGGGCGAGCCGGTCAAGATCGCCGTGCGGGTCTCCTTCGACGCCGCGGGCGGCACCCGGCTGACCGTCGGCGCGCCGTCGGACGCGCCGGTCGAGCCGCTCGACGGCTACCGGCAGAAGGTGCTGCGGGCGAGCAGCCGCAACACCGTGTACCCGTACGAGCTGACCGGCCTGCTCGGCGACTTCGTCGAGCACGACCTCGACGACGCGAACGTCCTGGTCCCGGTGGACCGGCCGAAGGGGCGCAACACCGCGGCGATCGTCGCGGGCGTCGTCACCAAGCGGACCCGGCGGCACCCGCAGGGCGTCACCCGGGTCGTGCTCCTCGGCGACCCGACCAAGTCGCTCGGCGCGCTGTCGGAGGCCGAGTGCCGCCGCGTGATCGCCGCGCTGGACCTCGCCGAGCGGATGCGGGTGCCGCTGGAGTGGTACGCGCTGTCCTCGGGCGCCCGGATCTCCATGGAGTCGGGCACGGAGAACATGGACTGGGTGGCCGCGGCGCTCAAGCGGATCGTCGAGTTCACCCAGGACGGCGGCGAGATCAACGTCGTCGTCGCGGGCATCAACGTCGGCGCCCAGCCGTACTGGAACGCCGAGGCGACGATGCTCATGCACACCAAGGGCGTGCTGATCATGACGCCGGACTCGGCGATGGTGCTCACCGGCAAGCAGGCGCTCGACTTCTCCGGCGGCGTCTCGGCCGAGGACAACTTCGGCATCGGCGGCTACGACCGGGTGATGGGCCCGAACGGGCAGGCGCAGTACTGGGCGCCGAACCTCGTCGCCGCGCGGGACGTCCTGATGTCGCACTACGACCACACCTACGTCGCGCCCGGTGAGCCGGGGCCGCGCAGCGCCGGCACGACCGACCCCGTCGACCGGGACGTCTCGGCCTTCCCGCACGTCCTGGAGGGCAGCGAGTTCACCACGGTCGGCGAGATCTTCTCTCCCGAGGCGAACCCGGACCGCAAGAAGCCGTTCGACATCCGGACCGTGATGCGGGCGCTGTCCGACCAGGACCACCCGGTGCTGGAGCGCTGGGCGGGCATGGCCGACGCCGAGACCGCGGTGGTGCAGGACGTGCACCTCGGCGGCATGCCGGTGTGCCTGCTCGGCATCGAGTCGCAGTCGGTGCCGCGGCGCGGCTTCCCGCCCACCGACGGCCCGGACGCCTACACCGCCGGCACGCTGTTCCCGAAGTCGTCCAAGAAGGCCGCGCGGGCGATCAACGCGGCCAGCGGCAACCGGCCGCTGGTGGTGCTGGCGAACCTGTCGGGCTTCGACGGCTCGCCGGAGTCGATGCGCCAGCTCCAGCTGGAGTACGGGGCCGAGATCGGCCGGGCGATCGTCAACTTCCGCGGCCCGATCGTGTTCTGCGTGATCTCCCGGTACCACGGCGGCGCGTTCGTGGTGTTCTCCAAGGCGCTGAACCCGAACATGACCGTGCTGGCGCTGGAGGGCTCGTTCGCGTCGGTGCTCGGCGGCGCCCCGGCCGCCGCGGTGGTGTTCGCCGCCGACGTCAACGCCCGGACGGCCGCCGACCCGCGGGTGCGGGACCTGGAGGGCCGCGTCGCGGCGTCCTCGGGGCCCGGCCGTGCCGCGCTGACCGCGGAGCTGGACGAGCTGCGCGCGACGGTCCGCACGGAGAAGCTCGGCGAGGTGGCCGCGGAGTTCGACCGCGTGCACGACATCCGCCGCGCGGTCGAGGTCGGCTCGGTCGACGCCGTCATCCGCGCCGCCGAGATGCGCCCGCGGATCATCGAGAGCATCCGGTCGCGGACGAAGTGA
- a CDS encoding STAS domain-containing protein, with protein sequence MTAFVPDTPLRVVATLSGTRALRIEIEGDLDFSTADGLVATVRTQMEDNPDVRDLELACGGMGVCDSAGLAALLMVRRRTSAAGVHLSLTGRSAQLDRLLDITGTLHHLTGASAETAKDQQREQDQEHELPRQ encoded by the coding sequence ATGACCGCCTTTGTTCCCGATACTCCGCTGCGCGTGGTCGCCACCCTCTCCGGGACGCGCGCGCTGCGGATCGAGATCGAGGGTGATCTGGACTTCTCCACCGCCGACGGGCTGGTGGCCACCGTCCGGACGCAGATGGAGGACAACCCGGACGTCCGCGACCTGGAGCTCGCCTGCGGCGGGATGGGCGTGTGCGACTCGGCCGGCCTGGCCGCGCTGCTGATGGTGCGCCGCCGGACGTCCGCGGCCGGCGTCCACCTCTCGCTGACGGGCCGGAGCGCGCAGCTCGACCGGCTCCTGGACATCACGGGGACGCTGCACCACCTCACCGGCGCCTCGGCCGAGACCGCCAAGGACCAGCAGCGGGAGCAGGACCAGGAGCATGAACTGCCCCGGCAGTGA
- a CDS encoding B12-binding domain-containing radical SAM protein, with protein MRVKMILPALTEATSPFFRPIKYSLFPPLGLATLAGYLDPDDEVTVTDEHVQKVDTSDEPDLVVIQVYITSARRAYELADLYRARGVRVCLGGLHVTSLPDEAARHADTIFCGPGEDTWPRFLADLRAGRPAARYDSSERTLAALPPVRRDLIARERYLVPNSIVVSRGCPHVCDFCYKEAFFEGGKSFYTQTVDAALAEIDRLPGRHLYFLDDHLFGNARFASALFDGMRGMGRLWQAAGTVKAVLNPGLLEKAVESGLRSLFVGFETVNAGNLTEQRKWQNIDRDYGAVVRRLRDNGVMVNGSFVFGMDEDDPSVFDRTVEWAIGQGIETATFHILTPYPGTRLYDRMAKADRLLHSEWDRYDTRTVVFKPAKMTAQQLEDGYWRAYRDFYRWGSILRGAATKPTLRGKTRHVAYAGGWKKFEPAWDVVIRAKRAGRALPLLEATLSGFGSRPARSEPHREPEPVSVS; from the coding sequence ATGCGCGTGAAGATGATCCTCCCGGCCCTGACCGAGGCGACCTCGCCCTTCTTCCGTCCGATCAAGTACTCGCTGTTCCCGCCGCTCGGGCTGGCCACGCTCGCCGGATACCTCGACCCGGACGACGAGGTGACGGTGACCGACGAGCACGTGCAGAAGGTCGACACCTCCGACGAGCCCGACCTCGTGGTGATCCAGGTCTACATCACCTCCGCGCGGCGGGCCTACGAGCTCGCCGACCTCTACCGCGCCCGGGGCGTCCGCGTCTGCCTGGGCGGGCTGCACGTCACCTCGCTCCCGGACGAGGCGGCCCGGCACGCCGACACGATCTTCTGCGGGCCCGGCGAGGACACCTGGCCCCGCTTCCTCGCCGACCTGCGCGCCGGGCGCCCGGCGGCCCGCTACGACTCCTCCGAGCGGACGCTCGCGGCGCTGCCGCCCGTCCGCCGCGACCTCATCGCCCGCGAGCGCTACCTCGTCCCGAACTCGATCGTGGTGTCGCGCGGCTGCCCCCACGTGTGCGACTTCTGCTACAAGGAGGCGTTCTTCGAGGGCGGCAAGTCGTTCTACACCCAGACGGTCGACGCGGCGCTCGCCGAGATCGACCGGCTGCCGGGGCGGCACCTGTACTTCCTGGACGACCACCTGTTCGGCAACGCCCGGTTCGCGTCCGCCCTGTTCGACGGGATGCGCGGGATGGGACGGCTCTGGCAGGCGGCCGGGACGGTCAAGGCGGTGCTGAACCCCGGGCTCCTGGAGAAGGCCGTCGAGTCGGGGCTGCGGAGCCTGTTCGTCGGCTTCGAGACCGTCAACGCCGGGAACCTCACCGAGCAGCGCAAGTGGCAGAACATCGACCGCGACTACGGCGCGGTCGTCCGCCGGCTGCGCGACAACGGCGTGATGGTCAACGGCAGTTTCGTGTTCGGGATGGACGAGGACGACCCGTCGGTGTTCGACCGCACCGTCGAGTGGGCGATCGGCCAGGGGATCGAGACGGCCACCTTCCACATCCTGACCCCGTATCCGGGCACGCGCCTCTACGACCGCATGGCCAAGGCCGACCGCCTCCTGCACTCCGAGTGGGACCGGTACGACACCCGCACGGTCGTCTTCAAGCCCGCCAAGATGACCGCCCAGCAGCTTGAGGACGGCTACTGGCGCGCCTACCGCGACTTCTACCGCTGGGGTTCGATCCTGCGCGGCGCCGCCACCAAGCCGACGCTGCGCGGCAAGACCCGGCACGTCGCCTACGCCGGGGGATGGAAGAAGTTCGAGCCGGCCTGGGACGTGGTCATCCGCGCGAAGAGGGCGGGCCGGGCGCTTCCGCTGCTGGAGGCGACCCTGTCCGGCTTCGGCAGCCGTCCGGCCCGCTCCGAGCCTCACCGGGAACCGGAGCCGGTTTCCGTATCCTGA
- a CDS encoding cobalamin B12-binding domain-containing protein — protein MTGTARHRPPPLGADAWADGLWDAVIAGDEYAAADAVTTALERGADAETVLLEIIAPLQARVGREWAANRLTVAQEHTATAINERTIAALAHHPAVRESPARRRGAPRGRVAVACIDGEWHALPARILAEVLRLRGWQVDYLGAQVPTPHLIAHVHRTNPAVVALSSSIATRLPSAHAAITACQATGTPVLVGGAAYGPDGRYAALLGADGWAADARSAADRLAEGPLRKPPPVHQVLDDLPHLADQEYTQISRTARGLVRHVMTELPKRFPAMADYTDQQLRHTAEDIAHIVDFLGTALYVDDPDLFTGFIGWTAGILSARGVPARSLLPGLDLLAEQLVDYPRAADLLSRARDTLRQPLPDAADAVPGKVSRSEGRTA, from the coding sequence GTGACCGGAACCGCACGGCACCGGCCGCCTCCCCTCGGGGCCGACGCGTGGGCGGACGGACTCTGGGACGCCGTCATCGCCGGAGACGAGTACGCCGCCGCCGACGCCGTCACGACCGCGCTGGAGCGGGGAGCCGACGCCGAGACCGTCCTGCTGGAGATCATCGCGCCGCTTCAGGCCCGGGTGGGCCGGGAGTGGGCGGCGAACCGGCTCACCGTCGCGCAGGAGCACACCGCGACGGCCATCAACGAGCGGACCATCGCGGCGCTGGCGCACCACCCGGCCGTCCGCGAGTCGCCGGCGCGGCGCCGCGGGGCGCCGCGCGGCCGGGTGGCGGTCGCGTGCATCGACGGCGAGTGGCACGCGCTGCCCGCGCGGATCCTGGCCGAGGTGCTGCGGCTGCGCGGCTGGCAGGTCGACTACCTCGGCGCCCAGGTGCCGACCCCGCACCTGATCGCCCACGTGCACCGGACGAACCCGGCCGTGGTGGCGCTGTCCTCCTCGATCGCCACCCGGCTGCCGTCCGCGCACGCCGCCATCACCGCGTGCCAGGCGACCGGTACCCCCGTCCTGGTGGGCGGCGCCGCGTACGGGCCGGACGGCCGGTACGCCGCGCTGCTCGGCGCCGACGGCTGGGCCGCCGACGCCCGCTCCGCCGCCGACCGGCTGGCGGAGGGGCCGCTCCGCAAGCCGCCGCCCGTCCACCAGGTCCTCGACGACCTGCCGCACCTGGCCGACCAGGAGTACACGCAGATCAGCCGGACCGCGCGCGGGCTCGTGCGGCACGTGATGACCGAGCTGCCGAAGCGCTTCCCGGCGATGGCGGACTACACCGACCAGCAGCTCCGCCACACCGCCGAGGACATCGCCCACATCGTCGACTTCCTCGGGACCGCCCTCTACGTGGACGACCCCGATCTGTTCACCGGCTTCATCGGCTGGACGGCGGGCATCCTCTCCGCGCGCGGCGTGCCCGCCCGGAGCCTGCTGCCGGGCCTGGACCTGCTGGCCGAGCAGCTCGTCGACTATCCCCGGGCCGCGGACCTGCTGTCCCGCGCCCGCGACACCCTCCGGCAGCCGCTGCCGGACGCCGCCGACGCCGTTCCGGGCAAGGTGAGCCGCTCCGAAGGAAGGACCGCATGA
- a CDS encoding PP2C family protein-serine/threonine phosphatase, producing the protein MELTQGIDGTRRVLDPALGPGPYPALAVSPSGTVTRLNDAARLLLGMNAGVPLDEAAPPWLAEAHHALTIDPLPEATAVQVSHPGTARPVAHGSIGDRAYEAHGVPDEAHDDPGSPPSRPAGTVWWLFDVTEHRRLERELADERERTAFLAEASGQLLASLNLERCMEVTVRLAARHLADAALVIAPGSGRAYPVSYCGPDGQVDHQQLVVDPSEVPGLVEAMQGFPPMPSRWLDPTVAPPWIIRTDLGDLSAMVVTALPGHGVPAGALVLLRRGGRRAFSEGEEMIARLFSARAGAAMSSARVYAEQASITETLMRELLPPRTQHLDEVELAARYRPSGAGERVGGDFYDLHPAADSPDAEQESLVVLGDVCGKGLEAAVLTGKIRNTLQALLPLADDHKRVLELLNGTLLSSESTRFVTLVLASIRREGGHVRLRLTSAGHTRPLIVRAGGEVETPETGGSLIGVLDKITSKSATVLLEPGDTCLLYTDGITEAFGGPLGDEMFGDERLGAELSRCGGMPPEALVERVHMLAAEWVGTGKHDDMAVVAITAPRRFHLSAVGGQGPGRFTA; encoded by the coding sequence ATGGAACTGACTCAAGGCATCGACGGCACTCGGCGCGTTCTCGATCCGGCGCTGGGGCCCGGCCCGTACCCCGCGCTCGCCGTGAGTCCGAGCGGTACCGTCACGCGGCTCAACGACGCGGCGCGCCTGCTGCTCGGCATGAATGCGGGCGTCCCCCTGGACGAGGCGGCACCCCCTTGGCTGGCCGAGGCGCACCACGCCCTGACCATCGACCCCCTCCCCGAGGCGACCGCGGTCCAGGTGTCGCACCCCGGCACGGCGCGGCCGGTCGCCCACGGCTCGATCGGCGACCGCGCCTACGAGGCCCACGGCGTGCCCGACGAGGCCCACGACGATCCCGGGTCCCCGCCGAGCCGCCCGGCGGGGACGGTGTGGTGGCTGTTCGACGTCACCGAGCACCGACGGCTGGAGCGGGAGCTCGCCGACGAACGGGAACGGACGGCCTTCCTGGCGGAGGCGTCCGGCCAGCTGCTGGCGTCGCTGAACCTGGAACGGTGCATGGAGGTGACCGTCCGGCTGGCGGCGCGGCACCTCGCCGACGCCGCACTGGTGATCGCGCCCGGTTCCGGACGCGCCTACCCCGTCTCCTACTGCGGCCCGGACGGCCAGGTGGACCATCAGCAGCTCGTGGTGGACCCCTCGGAGGTCCCGGGGCTCGTGGAGGCGATGCAGGGCTTCCCGCCGATGCCGTCACGCTGGCTGGACCCGACGGTCGCGCCGCCCTGGATCATCCGCACCGACCTCGGCGACCTCTCCGCGATGGTGGTGACCGCGCTGCCGGGGCACGGCGTGCCCGCTGGGGCGCTGGTGCTGCTCCGGCGCGGCGGGCGGCGCGCCTTCTCCGAGGGCGAGGAGATGATCGCGCGCCTGTTCTCGGCCCGGGCCGGCGCGGCGATGTCGTCCGCCCGCGTTTACGCCGAGCAGGCGTCCATCACCGAGACGCTGATGCGCGAGCTGCTTCCGCCGCGCACCCAGCACCTCGACGAGGTGGAACTGGCGGCCCGCTACCGGCCGTCGGGCGCCGGGGAGCGCGTCGGAGGCGACTTCTACGATCTGCACCCGGCGGCCGACAGCCCCGACGCGGAGCAGGAGTCGCTGGTCGTGCTGGGCGACGTGTGCGGCAAGGGCCTGGAGGCCGCCGTGCTCACCGGCAAGATCCGCAACACGCTGCAGGCGCTGCTGCCGCTGGCCGACGACCACAAGCGGGTGCTGGAGCTGCTGAACGGGACGCTGCTGAGCAGCGAGTCAACCCGCTTCGTGACCCTCGTACTGGCCTCGATCCGGCGGGAGGGCGGCCACGTGCGGCTGCGCCTCACGAGCGCGGGCCACACCCGCCCGCTGATCGTGCGGGCCGGCGGCGAGGTCGAGACCCCCGAGACCGGCGGGTCGCTGATCGGCGTGCTGGACAAGATCACGTCCAAGTCCGCCACCGTGCTGCTGGAGCCGGGCGACACGTGCCTGCTCTACACCGACGGCATCACCGAGGCCTTCGGCGGCCCGCTGGGCGACGAGATGTTCGGCGACGAGCGGCTGGGCGCCGAGCTCTCCCGCTGCGGCGGCATGCCCCCGGAGGCGCTCGTGGAACGGGTGCACATGCTCGCCGCCGAATGGGTGGGCACCGGCAAGCACGACGACATGGCGGTGGTCGCCATCACCGCTCCCCGGCGCTTCCACCTGAGCGCCGTAGGGGGGCAGGGACCGGGGAGGTTCACGGCGTGA
- a CDS encoding HEAT repeat domain-containing protein has translation MSRRRFDQAMQLMRTREPRVREDAFDFLREHADAYTGELIAEFAAERDDPGLRCWLLELIAEARSPEALEVFRGELESSDESLRFWAVRGLEMLDTREAEEVLDQAQGAGWIS, from the coding sequence ATGTCGCGGCGGCGTTTCGATCAGGCCATGCAGCTCATGCGGACCAGGGAGCCGCGGGTCCGGGAGGACGCGTTCGACTTCCTGCGCGAGCACGCCGACGCCTACACCGGCGAGCTGATCGCGGAGTTCGCGGCGGAGCGGGACGACCCCGGCCTGCGCTGCTGGCTGCTCGAACTGATCGCCGAGGCCCGGTCGCCGGAGGCCCTGGAGGTGTTCCGCGGCGAACTGGAGAGCTCCGACGAGTCGCTGCGGTTCTGGGCGGTCCGCGGTCTGGAGATGCTCGACACCCGGGAGGCCGAGGAGGTCCTCGACCAGGCGCAGGGCGCGGGCTGGATCTCCTAG